One segment of bacterium BMS3Abin08 DNA contains the following:
- the spk1 gene encoding serine/threonine-protein kinase PK-1: MIWTVFSLQYFLCTDLLMKTIFKITLYFTLFLVLTVFSSYVTFRIMGAKKTVAVPDLRKKNLIEANKEIMERRLYIKIDGEEFNQTLPAGTIIRQEIPPRERIKQGRTIRVIISKGPKRYYMPDFIGLNVDEARDLAIKNNLKIKRILRARSDAYEKDTVIGQRPTPDERGADRVSLLVSNGPFDVLYSCPDFAGMSLSAAKELVEKMGLEIELSGYGSRIVGQKPAAGSIIKRGDLIKLKLEHKEEQRLRWL, from the coding sequence ATGATATGGACGGTTTTTTCGCTGCAGTACTTTCTTTGCACTGATTTGCTTATGAAGACAATTTTCAAGATAACCCTCTATTTCACATTATTTCTCGTACTGACTGTTTTCAGCAGCTACGTAACATTCAGGATTATGGGCGCCAAAAAGACGGTTGCGGTTCCGGACCTCAGGAAAAAGAACCTGATCGAGGCGAACAAGGAGATAATGGAACGCAGGCTCTATATCAAGATCGATGGAGAGGAATTCAACCAGACACTGCCCGCAGGCACTATTATAAGACAGGAAATCCCTCCCCGGGAGCGAATCAAGCAGGGAAGGACTATCAGGGTTATAATAAGCAAGGGACCAAAGAGGTACTACATGCCCGATTTCATCGGACTGAATGTTGATGAGGCCCGTGATCTTGCCATAAAAAACAACTTAAAGATCAAGCGCATCCTGAGGGCCCGTTCGGATGCCTACGAGAAGGATACGGTAATCGGCCAGAGGCCCACACCCGACGAGAGGGGTGCGGACAGGGTTTCGCTGCTTGTGAGCAATGGCCCCTTTGATGTGTTGTACTCCTGTCCCGATTTTGCAGGCATGTCCCTCTCTGCTGCAAAAGAACTCGTTGAAAAAATGGGTCTGGAGATCGAGCTGAGCGGCTATGGAAGCAGAATAGTGGGACAGAAACCCGCCGCCGGTTCAATCATCAAGAGAGGTGATTTGATTAAACTAAAACTGGAACACAAGGAGGAGCAGCGACTGAGATGGTTATGA
- the rpe gene encoding ribulose-phosphate 3-epimerase — protein MVMIAPSILSADFTILGREIWDAEAAGADLIHVDVMDGHFVPNMTIGQEVIRAIRKVTRLPFDVHLMIEDPDRYIADFAGAGADIITVHQEATVHLHRTVQSIKEEGKKPGVSINPATPVRTLEEILPDLYLVLIMSVNPGFGGQRFIEGSLKKIETLKGMIDERNLDVLIEVDGGIKTDNASRIVKAGADILVMGSAFFHAEDYSALMKDLRNRFAN, from the coding sequence ATGGTTATGATCGCACCGTCAATCCTTTCGGCTGATTTCACCATCCTCGGCAGGGAGATATGGGACGCCGAGGCTGCAGGGGCAGACCTCATCCATGTAGATGTTATGGACGGACACTTTGTTCCCAACATGACGATAGGACAGGAGGTTATAAGGGCTATCAGAAAGGTTACAAGGTTACCCTTTGATGTCCATCTCATGATCGAAGACCCCGACAGGTACATAGCTGACTTTGCAGGGGCTGGAGCCGACATAATCACCGTTCACCAGGAGGCCACGGTCCACCTTCACAGGACCGTTCAAAGCATCAAAGAGGAGGGCAAAAAGCCGGGGGTATCCATAAACCCCGCAACACCCGTCCGGACCCTCGAGGAGATACTGCCGGATCTGTACCTCGTGCTTATAATGTCCGTCAATCCGGGATTCGGCGGACAGAGGTTTATCGAGGGGTCTCTGAAAAAGATCGAAACACTGAAAGGCATGATCGATGAAAGGAATCTCGACGTCCTGATAGAGGTCGACGGCGGGATAAAGACGGACAATGCAAGCAGGATCGTAAAGGCCGGAGCGGATATACTCGTTATGGGCTCCGCCTTCTTCCATGCCGAGGATTACAGTGCGTTGATGAAGGACCTGAGGAACCGTTTTGCGAACTGA
- a CDS encoding general secretion pathway protein M: MTTNRRRLIGIILIALLSIAVFYQYGVSGLRERNRNLREEKEIKIRTLTKYRALLSQEEALRKEVNELRSLVKDEELKLLSGDTPALASASLQGMVKRIITDAGATIRSERVERTEEHDGYRVVSVSVDLNVKSIAELSNIIYNIESRTPYMVMREMSIRVRNYRRPSGLTVRLKISGLSIS; encoded by the coding sequence ATGACAACTAACAGGAGAAGACTAATAGGAATCATACTAATAGCCCTGCTCTCTATAGCGGTTTTCTACCAGTACGGGGTTAGTGGATTAAGAGAAAGGAACCGCAATCTAAGGGAAGAGAAAGAGATAAAGATCCGTACACTGACAAAATACCGGGCACTGCTCTCACAGGAAGAGGCCCTCAGGAAAGAGGTCAATGAACTGCGGAGTCTCGTCAAGGATGAAGAGCTCAAACTCCTCAGCGGGGATACCCCCGCCCTTGCCTCAGCGTCACTTCAGGGTATGGTTAAACGGATTATAACGGATGCAGGGGCTACCATCAGGAGCGAGCGGGTGGAGCGGACCGAAGAGCATGACGGATACAGGGTCGTTTCAGTCAGTGTGGACCTGAATGTTAAATCCATAGCAGAACTCTCAAATATTATTTACAATATAGAATCAAGGACCCCCTATATGGTTATGAGGGAGATGAGCATACGCGTCAGGAATTACAGGAGGCCCTCAGGTCTGACCGTAAGACTCAAGATCTCGGGACTCTCCATCAGCTAA
- the rsmB gene encoding ribosomal RNA small subunit methyltransferase B: MTGGNTRYVALSTLNDILFRGKKPRELLDGLPETLDRRDRAFIQEIIYGVLRNLYFLDWCLKPYLRRPEGLKDSTLNNLRIGAYQILLMRVSDWAAVSETVEVEKKTGRNTALTNAVLRRLLRDRSCPPLPDEEVKRLSISTSHPEWLVRRWLKRFGAPEGEKLLRKNNERPNLTLRVNLLRKSREEIASILDSRNIRYRFTELSSSGIVIEPNHVFPEIADLIGDVYVQDEAAQLVTSLLHPGPGQRILDACSAPGGKTTYIAELTGDMAEIIAMDISPERASLMRGNIERLGFKSIRVVISDSTLMNAGSMFDRILLDAPCSSMGVIRRNPDVRYRHHPSDLKRFHEKQLDLLLKVSPHLRRGGVILYTVCSTEPEEGPDVVNKFLHKRKDFFIIDIGYIETPAVKTGLKGFRTEDGFFLSLPHRDDMDGFFAAVLSLH; this comes from the coding sequence ATGACAGGAGGAAACACCAGATACGTCGCATTAAGCACCCTCAACGATATACTCTTCAGGGGCAAAAAGCCCAGGGAGTTACTCGATGGACTACCGGAGACCCTCGACCGGAGAGACCGGGCATTCATCCAGGAGATCATATACGGGGTGCTGCGAAACCTCTACTTTCTCGACTGGTGCCTGAAGCCTTACCTCAGGAGGCCTGAAGGACTTAAAGATTCAACGCTTAACAACCTCAGAATCGGTGCATATCAGATACTCCTCATGAGGGTTTCAGACTGGGCTGCGGTAAGCGAGACAGTAGAGGTTGAAAAAAAGACCGGCAGGAACACGGCGTTAACAAATGCCGTCTTAAGAAGACTGCTCCGCGACAGGTCCTGTCCACCTCTGCCCGATGAAGAGGTAAAAAGACTCTCCATTTCCACCTCCCATCCTGAATGGCTTGTAAGGAGGTGGCTCAAGAGGTTCGGCGCCCCGGAGGGAGAAAAACTCCTGAGGAAAAACAACGAGAGGCCGAATCTGACATTACGTGTAAACCTCCTGAGGAAGTCAAGGGAGGAAATCGCCTCTATCCTGGACAGCAGAAACATCAGATACAGGTTTACAGAACTTTCATCTTCCGGAATAGTTATCGAACCCAATCACGTCTTCCCCGAAATTGCCGATCTTATCGGAGACGTTTACGTACAGGATGAGGCTGCCCAGCTTGTGACCTCCCTCCTTCATCCCGGACCGGGGCAGCGGATCCTCGATGCCTGCTCCGCTCCCGGAGGCAAAACAACCTACATCGCCGAGTTGACCGGTGACATGGCGGAGATCATCGCCATGGATATAAGCCCTGAGAGGGCATCTCTCATGAGAGGAAATATTGAACGTCTTGGATTCAAGTCAATACGGGTCGTCATCTCGGACTCAACCCTGATGAATGCCGGATCCATGTTTGACCGGATCCTCCTCGATGCCCCGTGCTCCTCTATGGGAGTCATCAGGAGAAACCCCGATGTCAGATACCGGCACCACCCCTCCGACCTCAAAAGGTTTCATGAAAAACAGCTTGACCTGCTCCTTAAAGTAAGTCCTCACCTGAGGAGAGGAGGCGTGATTCTCTACACTGTCTGTTCAACCGAGCCGGAGGAGGGACCGGACGTGGTGAATAAGTTCTTGCATAAAAGGAAAGATTTTTTTATTATAGATATCGGGTATATTGAAACACCGGCAGTTAAAACCGGGTTAAAGGGATTCCGCACAGAGGATGGGTTCTTCCTCAGTCTCCCCCACAGGGATGATATGGACGGTTTTTTCGCTGCAGTACTTTCTTTGCACTGA